One Microtus pennsylvanicus isolate mMicPen1 chromosome 3, mMicPen1.hap1, whole genome shotgun sequence DNA window includes the following coding sequences:
- the Fut4 gene encoding alpha-(1,3)-fucosyltransferase 4, with translation MPRPSHSTARAGRELLQYESRCRPSRSVDAWRTEAAAPGLCMGTPGARRRARRGGWGLPLSSSALTATGLLCTALTACICWGQLPQLPWASPAPPRPVSVLLWWEPFAGRGGYSRPPPDCSLRFNISGCRLLTDRAAYGEAQAVLFHHRDLVKGPPDWPPPWGAQVRTDEALELRVFDDHEGAAMLAGEALETAGSRPPGQRWVWMNFESPSHTPGLRGLAKNLFNWTLSYRADSDVFVPYGFLYPRSHPTDQPPGLAPPLARKRGLVAWVVSHWNEHHARVRYYHQLSRHVPVDVFGRAGPGQPVPASGLLHTVARYKFYLAFENSQHVDYITEKLWRNAFLAGAVPVVLGPDRANYERFVPRGAFIHVDDFPNAASLAAYLLFLDRNVAVYRRYFHWRRSYAVHITSFWDEPWCRTCQAVQTSGDQPKSIGNLAGWFER, from the coding sequence ATGCCCCGCCCGTCCCACTCCACGGCCCGGGCCGGTCGTGAGCTGCTGCAGTATGAGAGCCGGTGCCGCCCCTCGCGGTCGGTGGACGCGTGGCGAACCGAGGCGGCGGCTCCTGGGCTCTGCATGGGGACACCAGGGGCCCGGCGACGCGCACGGCGCGGAGGCTGGGGATTACCCCTGAGCTCCTCTGCGCTGACTGCAACAGGACTGCTGTGTACCGCGTTGACCGCCTGCATATGCTGGGGACAGCTGCCGCAGCTGCCCTGGGCGTCCCCAGCTCCGCCGCGCCCAGTTAGCGTGTTGCTCTGGTGGGAACCTTTTGCGGGGCGCGGCGGCTACTCTAGGCCTCCCCCTGATTGCAGCCTGCGCTTCAACATCAGCGGCTGCCGCTTGCTCACCGACCGCGCGGCCTACGGGGAAGCTCAAGCAGTGCTGTTCCACCACCGCGATCTGGTGAAGGGACCCCCCGACTGGCCCCCGCCCTGGGGCGCCCAAGTGCGCACCGACGAGGCTCTGGAGCTACGCGTATTCGACGACCATGAGGGAGCGGCGATGCTAGCAGGCGAAGCCCTGGAGACCGCAGGCTCTAGACCTCCGGGTCAGCGCTGGGTGTGGATGAACTTCGAATCACCCTCCCACACCCCTGGGCTGCGAGGCTTGGCTAAGAACCTTTTCAATTGGACCTTGTCCTATCGGGCCGATTCGGACGTCTTCGTGCCCTATGGCTTCCTCTACCCCAGAAGCCACCCAACTGaccagccaccaggcctggctccccCGCTGGCACGCAAGCGGGGCCTGGTGGCCtgggttgtgagccactggaATGAACACCATGCACGGGTCCGTTATTACCACCAGCTGAGCCGGCATGTGCCTGTGGACGTGTTTGGTCGGGCGGGACCCGGACAGCCGGTGCCAGCTAGCGGACTGCTGCACACTGTGGCCCGCTACAAGTTTTACCTGGCCTTTGAGAACTCGCAGCACGTGGATTACATCACTGAGAAGCTGTGGCGGAATGCCTTCCTGGCCGGGGCCGTGCCAGTGGTGCTAGGTCCTGACCGTGCTAACTATGAGCGCTTTGTGCCTCGTGGTGCCTTCATCCACGTGGATGATTTCCCTAATGCTGCCTCCCTGGCAGCCTACCTGCTCTTTCTTGACCGAAACGTGGCTGTCTATCGCCGCTACTTCCACTGGCGCCGGAGCTATGCTGTGCACATTACCTCCTTTTGGGATGAGCCGTGGTGCCGGACTTGCCAAGCTGTGCAGACCTCTGGGGACCAGCCCAAGAGTATCGGCAACTTGGCAGGCTGGTTTGAGCGGTGA